In the Flagellimonas sp. MMG031 genome, one interval contains:
- a CDS encoding glycosyltransferase family 2 protein: MQNGKVSIIIPFKNTANFLPECLDSIRNQTYRDWEVLAINDHSTDESFDILSSYAQQDERIKLYQNKGNGIIPALQTGYAPCQGDFITRMDSDDIMKPHRLEVMVNSLQKHGAGHVAVGQVTYFSDRGISNGYERYETWLNRLTATGTNFDEIYKECVIPSPCWMTYREDFEQCQGFEPNRYPEDYDLTFRFYEQGFAIIPCEQVLHLWRDYDTRTSRTHEHYAQNYFLDIKLHYFLKLNYDPKRPLVVWGAGFKGKKIAKGLKKRNLEFVWLCDNPKKIGKKIYGKRLVHFEALQGLNNPQSIITVANEQAQKEIRSYFSDLQQSPMLDYFFFC, translated from the coding sequence ATGCAAAATGGCAAAGTCAGCATCATAATTCCATTTAAAAACACGGCAAATTTTCTTCCTGAATGTTTGGACTCCATCCGCAACCAAACTTATAGGGATTGGGAAGTGTTGGCTATCAACGACCATTCCACTGATGAAAGCTTTGACATCCTTAGCTCCTATGCTCAACAGGATGAGCGAATCAAACTATATCAAAACAAGGGAAACGGAATCATTCCCGCGCTACAAACAGGCTATGCCCCGTGCCAAGGTGATTTTATAACCCGTATGGATTCTGATGACATCATGAAACCCCATCGTTTGGAAGTCATGGTAAATTCATTGCAAAAACACGGAGCTGGGCATGTTGCTGTGGGCCAAGTCACCTATTTTTCGGATAGGGGCATCAGCAATGGATACGAACGTTATGAAACATGGCTGAACAGGTTGACCGCTACCGGGACCAATTTTGATGAAATCTACAAGGAATGCGTGATTCCCTCCCCTTGTTGGATGACATATCGGGAGGACTTTGAGCAATGTCAGGGTTTTGAGCCCAACCGCTACCCCGAAGATTACGACCTTACGTTTCGTTTTTATGAACAGGGATTCGCCATCATTCCCTGCGAGCAAGTGCTACATCTATGGCGCGATTACGATACACGCACCTCGCGTACCCATGAGCACTACGCCCAGAATTACTTTTTGGACATCAAACTGCACTACTTTTTAAAGCTCAATTATGACCCAAAACGACCTTTAGTGGTCTGGGGAGCGGGATTCAAAGGGAAAAAGATTGCCAAAGGCCTTAAAAAAAGAAATCTGGAATTTGTTTGGTTATGCGATAACCCCAAGAAAATCGGCAAGAAAATTTATGGTAAGCGCTTGGTCCACTTTGAGGCCTTGCAGGGACTCAACAACCCGCAGAGCATCATCACCGTGGCAAACGAACAGGCCCAAAAAGAGATTCGAAGCTATTTTTCTGACTTGCAACAATCCCCGATGCTGGATTATTTCTTTTTTTGTTGA
- a CDS encoding SGNH/GDSL hydrolase family protein, which yields MKKHTLFCIMLSFLGLSSASKINAQDWPNLEKYKTANAELAAPTDGENRVVFMGNSITEMWKDANPDFFEENPYVNRGIGGQTTPQMLLRFRQDVIDLHPKAVVILAGTNDIAGNTGPMTLEQIHDNILSMVELAKANGIKPIVCSVLPAFDYPWRPGLQPNIKIPKLNSMLKAMAESQGVMYLDYFSEMADDRNGLPSALTTDEVHVTKEGYSIMERMVKNAIEQTLGQP from the coding sequence GTGAAAAAACATACGCTATTCTGTATCATGTTATCATTCTTAGGACTGTCGAGCGCTTCAAAAATCAATGCCCAAGATTGGCCCAATTTGGAAAAGTATAAAACCGCAAATGCTGAACTTGCCGCTCCTACGGATGGGGAAAACCGTGTGGTTTTTATGGGCAATTCCATTACCGAAATGTGGAAGGATGCCAACCCTGACTTTTTTGAAGAAAATCCGTATGTGAATCGTGGCATTGGTGGTCAAACTACTCCACAGATGCTACTGCGTTTCCGTCAGGATGTTATTGACCTACACCCAAAAGCAGTAGTAATTTTGGCGGGCACCAACGATATCGCGGGCAATACCGGGCCGATGACCTTGGAGCAAATCCACGACAATATCCTATCCATGGTAGAATTGGCAAAAGCCAACGGTATCAAGCCTATTGTTTGTTCCGTACTTCCTGCTTTTGACTATCCATGGAGGCCGGGTTTACAGCCCAACATCAAAATACCCAAGCTCAACAGCATGCTCAAAGCCATGGCCGAATCGCAAGGAGTCATGTATTTGGATTATTTCTCGGAAATGGCGGACGACAGAAACGGACTGCCTTCAGCATTGACTACGGATGAAGTCCATGTGACCAAGGAAGGTTACTCGATTATGGAGCGTATGGTGAAAAATGCCATTGAACAAACCCTAGGTCAACCTTAA
- a CDS encoding carboxypeptidase, producing the protein MKKCLLLGLVLCTSMAFAQERKIPVDTTITTQHSVTINGARIDYTATTGTQPVWDEMGKPIAALHYTYYTKNDVRDRASRPLLISFNGGPGSGSVWMHLAYTGPRILKIDDEGYPVQPYGVKENPYSVLDVTDIVYVNPANTGYSRTIPETGKEVDREKFFGINADTKYLAEWLNTFVTRNNRWRSPKYIVGESYGGTRVMGLSLALQNQQWMYLNGVIMVSPADYKVFRDNDPVSSALNLPYFAAAAWHHKALPSDLQSKDLLEVLPEVEEFTINELLPAIAKGGFIPDSERKAIADKMARYSGLSSKDIIDHNLDVPTQFFWKALMRDKGGYTVGRLDSRYLGIDKTLAGTSPDYSPELTSWLHSFTPAINYYLQEELGFKTDIKYNMFGPVRPWDDSNDNVRDNLRQAMAQNPYLNVLVQSGYYDGACTYFAAKYTMSQVDPSGRMKDRFEFKGYRSGHMMYLRKEDLKTANEDIRAFILRTQANGKSAKY; encoded by the coding sequence ATGAAAAAATGCTTACTATTGGGCCTTGTGCTTTGCACATCGATGGCCTTTGCGCAAGAACGAAAAATTCCTGTCGACACTACGATTACCACACAGCATTCCGTAACCATTAATGGTGCGCGAATCGATTACACAGCTACCACGGGTACCCAACCTGTCTGGGACGAAATGGGAAAACCCATCGCTGCATTGCATTACACGTATTATACGAAAAACGATGTCCGGGATAGGGCGTCACGTCCTTTGTTGATTTCCTTTAATGGTGGTCCTGGTTCAGGATCGGTTTGGATGCACTTGGCCTACACCGGTCCACGTATCCTTAAAATCGATGACGAAGGTTATCCCGTACAGCCCTACGGAGTTAAGGAGAACCCTTATTCCGTATTGGATGTTACCGATATTGTTTACGTAAATCCGGCAAATACAGGATATTCACGAACCATCCCCGAAACAGGGAAAGAGGTGGACCGCGAAAAATTCTTCGGAATCAATGCGGACACCAAATACTTGGCCGAATGGCTTAATACCTTCGTTACCCGAAATAACAGATGGCGTTCCCCTAAATATATCGTGGGCGAAAGCTACGGAGGTACACGTGTCATGGGACTTTCGTTGGCACTGCAGAACCAACAGTGGATGTACTTAAACGGTGTGATCATGGTGTCTCCTGCCGATTACAAAGTGTTCCGTGACAACGACCCGGTCTCCAGCGCCTTGAACCTGCCTTATTTTGCAGCTGCAGCATGGCATCACAAGGCACTGCCATCCGATTTGCAAAGCAAGGACCTACTTGAAGTACTGCCAGAGGTAGAAGAATTTACCATCAACGAATTGTTGCCTGCCATCGCTAAAGGTGGCTTTATTCCAGATTCGGAACGTAAGGCCATCGCAGATAAGATGGCCAGATATTCTGGATTAAGTTCAAAAGATATCATTGATCACAACTTGGATGTGCCCACACAATTTTTCTGGAAGGCTTTGATGCGGGATAAAGGTGGTTACACCGTGGGACGTCTGGATAGCCGCTATTTGGGCATCGACAAAACCTTAGCAGGCACAAGTCCGGATTACTCGCCAGAGTTGACGTCTTGGTTGCATAGCTTCACTCCTGCCATCAACTATTATTTGCAAGAAGAATTAGGGTTTAAAACAGACATCAAATACAATATGTTCGGTCCTGTTCGGCCTTGGGATGATAGCAATGACAATGTTCGGGACAATCTTCGCCAAGCCATGGCGCAGAACCCTTATTTGAACGTTTTGGTGCAGTCTGGGTATTATGATGGTGCCTGTACCTACTTTGCCGCCAAATACACCATGTCCCAGGTAGACCCAAGCGGTAGAATGAAGGACCGCTTTGAGTTTAAAGGCTATCGCTCCGGACATATGATGTATTTAAGAAAAGAGGATTTAAAAACGGCCAATGAGGACATTAGGGCGTTTATTTTGCGTACCCAAGCCAACGGAAAGAGCGCGAAATATTAA
- a CDS encoding phosphatase, with the protein MNRLFLGLVIMSLVSFGLTSCEGEDGRDGIDGTDGIDGQDGVDGEDGEDGEDLTLEDLTPLTSSVVPNNVFEFKGAFAGTAQLEMIMTSADILPSDSTFVFGAYTDGAALYPYEDGTFALVNNLEADYSIARIRVNSDLRPMEGDYIVNATATAFTAQCSGSSITMEEHGFGPLYLSGGEWGGNAKGVYKINPFRSPDDRVEAERLPALGEWSTENAVAIGKNAYPGQTVVFMGDDDSQNEYPSAHFGMYVGGLGDLNSGKLYVLRGKNTAETGIGEGGQKFEMGMAQDIEYDVEWVEMTERTLEELNQEAIDSVAIGFQRIEDIDWRRGSAENNRTVFFNATGRIRSNNPDLASRGTSFGRVYKLELNPDNPTGDAKLTVVIDGDLEGGKGDGMHSPDNIVVTENYVYVQEDPNGYASLNSDIQGYAKLWQYDIMSGNFTEVMECNQAAAAQLGIGNIDDYWEITGMIDVTDIIGAAEPTFICGAQVHGWSYDSGNPATFRADGAKFVDPTAIDEGAASLEGSFLFKITGLPR; encoded by the coding sequence ATGAACAGATTATTTTTAGGACTAGTTATTATGTCCTTGGTTTCTTTTGGACTCACCAGTTGTGAAGGTGAGGATGGAAGAGACGGTATTGATGGCACCGATGGCATTGACGGCCAAGATGGGGTGGATGGAGAAGATGGAGAGGACGGAGAGGATTTAACCCTTGAAGACCTTACACCTTTGACCAGCTCCGTGGTTCCCAATAACGTATTTGAATTTAAAGGTGCTTTTGCAGGTACAGCCCAGTTGGAGATGATCATGACTTCGGCCGATATTCTGCCATCTGATTCCACATTTGTTTTTGGAGCCTATACCGATGGTGCCGCCCTTTATCCATATGAAGATGGTACCTTCGCCTTGGTCAATAATTTGGAGGCCGATTATTCCATTGCTAGGATTAGGGTCAATTCCGACTTACGCCCAATGGAAGGAGATTACATCGTGAATGCTACAGCTACTGCATTCACCGCTCAATGTTCCGGTTCTTCGATTACGATGGAAGAGCATGGATTTGGACCGCTTTACCTTTCTGGGGGTGAATGGGGCGGAAATGCCAAAGGTGTATACAAAATCAACCCGTTCCGATCTCCCGATGATAGGGTAGAAGCTGAGCGTTTGCCAGCCTTGGGAGAATGGTCGACCGAAAACGCCGTTGCCATTGGTAAAAACGCTTACCCCGGTCAAACTGTTGTTTTTATGGGCGATGATGATAGCCAAAACGAATACCCATCCGCACACTTCGGAATGTATGTTGGAGGTTTGGGCGACCTTAACAGCGGAAAGCTGTATGTGCTTAGAGGAAAGAACACTGCAGAGACCGGCATAGGTGAAGGCGGACAAAAATTTGAAATGGGTATGGCCCAAGACATCGAGTATGATGTGGAATGGGTAGAAATGACCGAAAGAACCTTGGAAGAGCTGAACCAAGAAGCAATTGATTCCGTTGCCATCGGATTTCAGCGTATAGAGGATATCGATTGGAGAAGAGGCTCAGCAGAAAACAACAGAACGGTTTTCTTTAACGCAACAGGGCGAATCCGTTCCAACAACCCAGATTTGGCCAGCAGAGGAACATCATTTGGAAGGGTGTATAAATTGGAACTCAATCCCGATAACCCAACTGGAGATGCCAAACTTACCGTAGTGATAGATGGTGACTTGGAGGGTGGAAAAGGAGATGGGATGCACTCTCCCGACAACATTGTAGTTACCGAAAATTACGTTTACGTGCAAGAAGACCCGAATGGCTATGCTTCTTTGAACTCCGATATTCAAGGGTATGCCAAACTATGGCAATATGATATCATGAGCGGAAATTTCACAGAAGTGATGGAGTGTAACCAAGCTGCCGCTGCCCAATTGGGCATTGGTAACATAGATGACTACTGGGAAATTACTGGTATGATCGATGTTACCGACATCATTGGGGCTGCCGAACCCACCTTTATTTGTGGTGCGCAGGTACACGGATGGTCATACGACAGTGGCAATCCGGCCACTTTCCGCGCCGATGGTGCCAAGTTCGTGGACCCGACGGCCATTGATGAAGGAGCAGCTTCTTTGGAAGGTTCCTTCTTGTTCAAAATTACTGGATTGCCTAGGTAA
- a CDS encoding cytochrome c peroxidase translates to MRFPTFFFTGICVLFLSFVSCKQQNPPKKQTSANAESMFNEEIRNHYFVTLDSAAYYMQKLDTSASLAHNRAYFLKSREWYKRAEPMMIAYDYQNYLSMNAPNILKIEIDDYTDIKKLSPRSFQVLEELLFAEEEVPMQELQLVLDYLQVRIPYIRRNHIIYTQRDRHHLKMIRDAIVNVATKGITGFDSPMLSNSLNEAIYNYETIAKVISIYQEAFKSPDLYHQWTMEIEATINSLKASTFDDFDRYDFIKNHTNKQLELVNQTATDWGIALNTSRSLNPTANNLFSKDFFNMDQFTIQGSPAITDERIALGKKLFNDPSLSSTGTMSCATCHLESKAFTDGHKKGLGIDGIELQRNTPTLTYAVYQRSLFYDGRADGLEDQIVNVVNNENEFHLDLNTVEQRIKEDDVYASSFDELYDGEVTNQNVRHAIATYIRSLAPFDSRFDKNMQGSENTLTSEEKLGFNLFMGKAACATCHFPPAFNGTVPPKYMETEFENLGVPKNADFDHPILDDDPGQFHPYMVEEKRNFFKTSTVRNVALTGPYMHNGVYESLEEVVQFYNVGGGRGMGLEMPYQTLPSDSLHLTDKEQKALVAFMQSLTDERFLNEK, encoded by the coding sequence ATGAGATTCCCCACCTTTTTTTTCACGGGTATATGTGTTCTTTTTTTGAGTTTCGTCTCTTGCAAACAGCAAAACCCACCCAAAAAGCAGACCAGTGCCAATGCTGAATCCATGTTCAACGAAGAAATCAGAAACCACTATTTTGTAACCCTGGACAGTGCCGCATACTACATGCAAAAATTGGATACTTCCGCTTCCTTGGCTCACAATAGGGCATATTTTTTAAAGAGCAGGGAATGGTACAAAAGGGCGGAGCCTATGATGATTGCCTATGATTATCAGAACTACCTCTCCATGAACGCCCCAAACATCCTCAAAATTGAGATAGATGATTATACGGACATAAAAAAATTGAGCCCAAGGAGTTTTCAGGTATTGGAAGAATTGTTGTTTGCCGAAGAGGAGGTGCCCATGCAAGAGCTACAATTGGTGCTCGATTATCTTCAGGTGCGTATTCCCTACATCCGCAGAAACCACATCATTTATACCCAACGAGACAGACATCACCTAAAAATGATACGGGATGCCATTGTCAACGTTGCAACCAAAGGCATTACGGGATTTGATTCACCCATGTTGTCGAACTCCCTGAACGAAGCCATCTATAACTACGAAACCATTGCAAAGGTGATTTCCATTTATCAGGAAGCATTTAAGAGTCCAGATTTATACCATCAATGGACCATGGAAATTGAAGCAACCATCAATAGTTTAAAAGCGAGCACTTTTGATGATTTTGACAGGTATGACTTCATTAAAAATCATACCAACAAACAATTGGAACTTGTCAACCAAACCGCAACCGATTGGGGGATTGCGTTAAATACTTCCCGTTCGCTAAACCCCACGGCCAACAACCTTTTCAGCAAGGACTTTTTTAATATGGACCAATTTACCATCCAAGGTTCCCCGGCCATTACCGATGAGCGAATTGCCCTTGGAAAAAAACTCTTTAACGACCCCTCCCTTTCCAGCACGGGAACCATGAGCTGCGCTACCTGTCATTTGGAAAGCAAAGCATTTACAGATGGACATAAAAAGGGCTTGGGGATAGACGGCATCGAACTCCAGCGCAATACGCCCACGCTTACCTACGCAGTGTATCAGCGCAGCCTTTTTTATGATGGAAGGGCAGATGGATTGGAAGACCAGATCGTGAACGTGGTCAACAATGAAAATGAATTCCATTTAGACCTGAATACAGTGGAGCAAAGAATCAAGGAGGACGATGTGTACGCTTCATCTTTTGACGAGTTGTACGATGGTGAGGTAACCAACCAAAATGTGAGGCACGCCATCGCCACCTACATCCGAAGTTTGGCCCCTTTCGATTCCAGATTTGACAAGAACATGCAAGGATCGGAAAATACCCTCACTTCCGAAGAGAAATTGGGATTCAATCTCTTTATGGGAAAGGCTGCCTGTGCCACCTGCCATTTTCCGCCAGCCTTCAATGGTACGGTACCCCCAAAATATATGGAAACCGAATTCGAGAATTTGGGCGTCCCAAAAAACGCTGATTTTGACCATCCTATTTTGGATGACGACCCGGGACAATTCCATCCTTACATGGTAGAGGAAAAAAGGAACTTCTTTAAAACTTCGACGGTGAGAAACGTGGCATTGACAGGTCCCTACATGCACAATGGCGTATACGAGAGCTTGGAAGAAGTAGTCCAATTTTATAATGTTGGGGGCGGTCGGGGAATGGGACTGGAGATGCCTTATCAAACATTGCCATCAGATTCGTTGCACTTGACCGACAAGGAACAAAAGGCATTGGTAGCATTTATGCAGTCTCTAACAGATGAACGGTTTCTGAACGAAAAATAG
- a CDS encoding Gfo/Idh/MocA family oxidoreductase, which translates to MKNITRRNFNSLTAKGIGGAALLSSAPFACAMGVNQKKEKLGIALVGLGSYSTYQLAPALQDTQHCYLAGIVTGTRAKEKIWAEKYGIPKRNIYNYQNFDDIANNEDIDVVYVVLPNSMHAEFSIRAAQAGKHVICEKPMGISVAECDAIIDACKDAGVKLGMGYRLHSEPYTQQVKEFVREKTFGDVLFVSADAAYRSTGNPDQWRLDRSLSGGGALVNMGVYAIQSTIYGTGENPISVAAQEFSTRPDYFKDTDETITAQFKFPSGAVGNISTSHNFNANAMYVSGSSGWFRLQPANNYGPLSGETSRGDVIKFPHESQQKLQMDDFARHVLFGEPNKAPGEMGKRDMMIVEAIYRSIADDGATIALDFEPGFGFGG; encoded by the coding sequence ATGAAAAACATAACACGAAGAAACTTTAACAGCCTCACCGCAAAAGGAATTGGTGGAGCTGCTTTGCTATCATCCGCTCCATTTGCCTGCGCCATGGGCGTCAATCAGAAAAAGGAGAAATTGGGCATTGCGCTGGTTGGATTGGGAAGTTATAGCACCTATCAACTGGCACCTGCCTTACAAGATACACAACATTGCTATTTGGCAGGAATTGTAACGGGAACTCGGGCCAAAGAAAAAATCTGGGCCGAAAAGTATGGAATCCCGAAAAGGAATATCTACAATTATCAGAATTTTGATGATATCGCCAACAACGAGGATATTGATGTAGTTTACGTGGTGCTCCCCAATAGTATGCATGCTGAATTCAGCATACGTGCAGCCCAAGCCGGCAAGCACGTAATTTGCGAAAAGCCTATGGGAATCAGCGTTGCCGAATGCGATGCAATCATTGATGCCTGCAAGGACGCGGGCGTAAAACTAGGTATGGGCTATCGCCTGCATTCCGAACCGTATACCCAACAGGTTAAGGAGTTTGTTCGTGAAAAGACCTTTGGTGATGTCTTGTTTGTGTCGGCCGATGCCGCCTACCGCTCAACCGGTAATCCAGACCAGTGGCGCTTGGACCGTTCACTTTCCGGTGGGGGTGCGTTGGTGAATATGGGTGTTTATGCCATTCAGAGTACTATTTATGGTACGGGAGAGAATCCCATATCGGTAGCGGCACAGGAATTTAGTACCCGCCCCGATTATTTTAAGGATACCGACGAAACCATAACGGCACAGTTCAAGTTCCCGAGCGGAGCTGTGGGGAATATTTCCACATCCCATAATTTTAATGCAAACGCCATGTATGTTTCGGGTTCTTCAGGATGGTTTCGACTACAGCCGGCCAATAACTACGGTCCACTGAGTGGTGAAACTTCGAGGGGAGATGTCATTAAATTTCCGCATGAGAGTCAACAAAAATTGCAAATGGACGATTTTGCACGCCATGTGTTGTTTGGTGAGCCCAACAAAGCCCCTGGCGAAATGGGAAAACGCGATATGATGATCGTGGAGGCCATTTACCGGTCCATTGCCGATGACGGAGCAACAATTGCCTTGGATTTTGAGCCTGGTTTTGGGTTTGGGGGCTGA
- a CDS encoding type II toxin-antitoxin system RelE/ParE family toxin: protein MAKYRLSNTAKEDLIRIHQFGVQKFGLAQADFYFETFFQYFDIIAQNPYSFESVDYIKKGYKRCVCGSDSIYYRINADMVEIMAIIGRQDVNDVL from the coding sequence ATGGCAAAGTATAGGTTAAGTAATACCGCAAAAGAGGATTTAATAAGAATCCATCAGTTTGGTGTTCAAAAGTTCGGTCTTGCCCAAGCTGACTTCTATTTTGAGACTTTCTTTCAATATTTTGATATCATTGCCCAAAACCCCTATTCTTTCGAATCGGTCGATTACATCAAAAAAGGTTATAAACGCTGTGTTTGCGGTTCAGATAGCATTTATTATAGAATCAATGCGGATATGGTAGAAATAATGGCCATTATTGGACGGCAAGATGTAAATGATGTTTTATAA
- a CDS encoding type II toxin-antitoxin system ParD family antitoxin yields MARQSISFTKPNDEWLKSQVDSEEYSSKSELVNDLIRQARRQQAQIDWIKAKLEKAEKSGFTMDSKEAILAESKSKLNGKV; encoded by the coding sequence ATGGCACGTCAAAGTATTTCTTTTACCAAACCCAATGATGAATGGCTTAAATCGCAAGTAGATAGCGAAGAATATTCCAGTAAAAGTGAGCTTGTCAATGATTTGATACGCCAAGCTAGAAGGCAACAAGCGCAAATCGATTGGATAAAGGCAAAATTGGAGAAAGCCGAAAAAAGTGGATTCACTATGGATAGTAAGGAAGCTATTTTAGCCGAATCCAAGTCAAAATTGAATGGCAAAGTATAG
- a CDS encoding TIGR02757 family protein has translation MTKAELKVFLDAKVEEYNHPRFLEDDPLQVPHRFTQKEDIEISAFLTATIAWGNRKSIINNATRLMELMGHTPHDFIMNHSEKDLEHLSPFVHRTFNNVDLGYFVTSLRNIYSNHGGLETVFTRLQTKNSMQPAISRFKEVFFELPHEQRTQKHVSDPNKGSAAKRINMFLRWMVRNNSTGVDFGLWKGIEPAKLSCPLDVHSGNVARKLKLLKRKQNDAKALLELDKNLRKLDANDPVKYDFALFGLGVFEKF, from the coding sequence ATGACCAAAGCGGAGCTCAAGGTATTTTTGGATGCCAAAGTGGAGGAATATAACCATCCTCGATTTTTAGAGGATGACCCTTTGCAGGTTCCCCACAGGTTTACCCAAAAAGAAGATATAGAGATCAGTGCTTTTTTAACGGCGACGATTGCTTGGGGCAACCGCAAAAGCATCATCAATAATGCTACAAGATTGATGGAATTGATGGGCCATACACCCCACGATTTTATCATGAACCATTCCGAAAAGGATTTGGAGCACCTCTCCCCTTTTGTTCACCGTACATTCAATAACGTCGACCTTGGTTACTTTGTAACCAGTTTGCGCAATATCTATTCAAATCATGGTGGATTGGAAACCGTTTTTACCCGCCTCCAGACCAAAAATTCCATGCAACCGGCCATTTCAAGGTTCAAGGAGGTGTTTTTTGAACTACCCCATGAACAACGAACCCAAAAACATGTCTCAGACCCAAATAAAGGCTCTGCCGCCAAACGCATCAATATGTTTTTGCGCTGGATGGTGCGGAACAACAGCACTGGCGTAGATTTTGGGTTATGGAAGGGTATTGAACCGGCCAAACTCTCCTGCCCTTTGGATGTGCATTCGGGCAATGTAGCACGCAAACTAAAACTGCTCAAACGCAAACAGAACGATGCCAAAGCCTTGTTGGAACTGGACAAAAACCTCAGAAAGCTCGATGCCAATGACCCTGTAAAATATGATTTTGCATTATTCGGGTTGGGGGTTTTTGAGAAATTCTAA
- a CDS encoding ABC transporter ATP-binding protein yields MIKATNIQKSYGDLKVLQGVNLDIQKGEVVSIVGASGAGKTTLLQILGTLDTPTNKGESTLLINDTDVNQLNDKALAQFRNEHIGFIFQFHQLLPEFTALENVCIPAFIKKTPKAEAEQRAKELLDFLGLKDRYHHKPNALSGGEQQRVAVARSLMNNPSVVLADEPSGNLDSESADNLHHLFFKLRDEFGQTFVLVTHNMELADMADRKLTMVDGLIVSKD; encoded by the coding sequence ATGATAAAGGCCACAAATATTCAAAAAAGTTACGGAGATCTCAAGGTATTGCAAGGGGTAAATCTGGACATACAAAAAGGAGAGGTCGTTTCGATAGTCGGAGCCTCCGGCGCAGGGAAAACCACGTTGTTGCAAATTTTGGGCACTTTGGACACACCGACGAATAAGGGAGAAAGTACGTTATTGATCAACGATACCGACGTGAACCAGCTCAATGATAAGGCTTTGGCACAATTTCGGAATGAGCACATTGGTTTTATCTTTCAATTTCACCAGTTATTGCCCGAATTTACTGCGCTAGAAAATGTCTGCATTCCAGCCTTTATCAAAAAAACACCAAAAGCGGAGGCGGAACAGCGCGCGAAGGAATTACTGGATTTTTTAGGATTGAAAGATCGCTATCACCATAAGCCCAATGCCCTATCGGGTGGCGAGCAACAGCGCGTGGCCGTAGCCCGTTCCTTGATGAACAATCCCTCCGTGGTCTTGGCCGATGAGCCTAGCGGAAACCTTGATTCGGAAAGTGCGGATAATCTACACCACCTATTCTTTAAACTGCGCGATGAGTTTGGGCAAACCTTTGTATTGGTCACCCATAATATGGAATTGGCCGATATGGCCGACCGAAAGCTCACTATGGTGGATGGTTTGATTGTTTCCAAGGATTGA
- the msrA gene encoding peptide-methionine (S)-S-oxide reductase MsrA → MNKQNNNELETAIFAGGCFWCTEAVFQRLNGVEEVVSGYTGGTIKNPAYREICTGRTGHAEGVKITFNPEKISYPELLEVFFATHDPTTLNRQGNDVGTQYRSEIFYTSPEQKQLAEDFIQLLEKENIFSSPIVTAISEAKPFYLAEEEHHNYYNENRQQPYCQFIIDPKIKKLNNHFSKKLKHGTV, encoded by the coding sequence ATGAATAAACAAAATAATAACGAATTGGAGACCGCAATTTTTGCAGGTGGATGTTTTTGGTGCACAGAAGCTGTTTTTCAACGATTGAATGGAGTCGAGGAAGTAGTTTCAGGCTACACTGGAGGGACTATCAAGAACCCGGCCTACAGGGAAATCTGCACAGGACGCACAGGTCATGCCGAAGGTGTAAAAATTACCTTCAACCCAGAAAAAATATCTTATCCTGAACTTTTGGAGGTCTTTTTTGCTACGCACGACCCAACTACGTTGAACAGACAGGGCAATGATGTGGGTACGCAATACCGAAGCGAAATTTTTTACACATCCCCGGAACAAAAACAATTGGCAGAAGATTTTATCCAATTATTGGAAAAGGAAAATATATTTTCTTCACCCATTGTGACGGCCATATCCGAAGCAAAACCTTTTTATTTGGCCGAGGAAGAGCATCATAATTATTACAACGAAAATCGGCAACAACCTTATTGCCAATTTATAATTGATCCAAAGATCAAAAAACTGAACAACCATTTTTCAAAAAAGCTAAAGCATGGCACCGTATAG